A section of the Pseudanabaena mucicola str. Chao 1806 genome encodes:
- a CDS encoding class I SAM-dependent rRNA methyltransferase codes for MAKLREIIVPNQLKERLAQGHPWIYRDRLAKEVRFETGEWVRIKCGGWTGFGLWDNKGPIAIRIFSHRQLPDPLWLKARVKSAWELRAPLRQQNCTAYRWLFGEGDGLAGITVDLYGEYAVVQTYMEGAIVLLDWLVNALLALAPLQGILWRTKHLENSENENPQECKTKLLWGKSPNGDITVKEHGLIFQVNLQTGQKTGLFLDHRENRRFVGEISQDKTVLNCFSYTGAFSLYALRGGASHVTNVDIGKHLAAVADTNLRLNKFDSDRHTFVTADCFEVLHRFAQAKQTFDIVILDPPTFAKSKQNRFAAIRAYTKLNAIALKCVAPNGLLVSASCTSQVSPEAFKEILAVAAESSDRSIQIIHEAGQPLDHPFPAAFAEGRYLKFVVGKVNQIF; via the coding sequence ATGGCGAAACTGCGTGAAATTATTGTTCCCAATCAACTCAAAGAACGTTTGGCTCAAGGACATCCTTGGATTTATCGAGATAGATTGGCTAAGGAAGTGCGTTTTGAGACGGGGGAATGGGTACGGATCAAGTGTGGCGGCTGGACAGGTTTTGGACTATGGGATAACAAGGGACCGATCGCCATCCGTATATTTTCGCACCGACAGTTACCTGATCCGCTTTGGTTGAAAGCGCGAGTAAAGTCCGCATGGGAACTGAGAGCACCTTTACGCCAACAGAATTGTACTGCCTATCGTTGGCTTTTTGGAGAGGGGGATGGTCTGGCAGGGATTACGGTTGATCTGTATGGGGAATATGCAGTGGTGCAAACCTATATGGAGGGGGCAATCGTTCTCCTTGATTGGTTAGTGAATGCCTTGTTAGCGTTAGCTCCTTTACAGGGAATTCTATGGCGGACAAAACACTTAGAAAATTCAGAAAATGAAAATCCGCAAGAATGCAAAACTAAATTGCTATGGGGGAAATCGCCGAATGGGGATATAACTGTCAAGGAACATGGACTAATATTTCAGGTCAATTTGCAAACGGGGCAAAAAACGGGGCTATTTCTTGACCATCGTGAAAACCGCCGCTTTGTGGGTGAAATTAGCCAAGATAAAACGGTGTTAAATTGTTTTTCCTACACAGGTGCATTTTCGCTCTATGCCCTACGTGGTGGTGCGAGTCACGTTACTAATGTGGATATTGGTAAGCATTTAGCTGCTGTCGCCGACACGAATTTGCGTTTAAATAAGTTCGATAGCGATCGCCATACCTTTGTAACTGCGGATTGCTTTGAAGTTTTGCATCGCTTCGCACAGGCTAAACAAACCTTTGATATCGTCATTCTCGATCCGCCCACTTTCGCCAAGAGTAAACAAAACCGTTTTGCGGCAATTCGTGCCTATACGAAGCTAAATGCGATTGCCCTTAAATGTGTCGCACCTAATGGTTTATTAGTTTCGGCAAGTTGCACTAGCCAAGTTAGCCCTGAAGCTTTTAAAGAGATACTAGCTGTTGCTGCGGAATCAAGCGATCGCAGTATCCAAATTATCCACGAAGCAGGACAACCGCTCGATCATCCTTTCCCTGCTGCCTTTGCCGAAGGTCGTTATTTGAAATTTGTAGTTGGTAAAGTTAATCAAATCTTTTAA
- a CDS encoding valine--tRNA ligase gives MSTTELPKQYNPLESEAKWQEHWEESGVFVAESQSDRDPYCIMIPPPNVTGSLHMGHAFQEVLIDILIRYHRMRGFNTLWLPGTDHASIAVQTILDKQIKAEGKTNQEIGREKFLERAWQWKAESGGTIVSQLRRLGVSADWTRERFTMDEGLSDSVTEAFVKLYESGLIYRGEYLVNWCPESQSAVSDLEVDNKEVKGHLWNFRYPLADGSSYLVVATTRPETMLGDTAVAVNPDDDRYKHLIGKTIILPIMNREIPIIADRYVDKAFGSGCVKVTPAHDPNDFEMGQRHSLPLINILNKDGSINENGGEFAGQDRFVARKNIVKKLDELGLLEKIEDYNHTVPYSERGKVPVEPLLSIQWFVKIKPLADFALEQFDKHNSPSFVPDRWGKVYRDWLIRLKDWCISRQLWWGHQIPAWYAPDGTIFVARTEEEAHAKAKAKFGEDITLERDPDVLDTWFSSGLWPFSTLGWPEETQDFKTFYPTSVLVTGFDIIFFWVARMTMMAGYFTGKMPFNTVYIHGLVRDENNQKMSKSKNNGIDPLVLINKYGTDALRYSLVKEVTGAGQDIRLDYNRKTDESTTVETARNFANKLWNASRFVMMNLTSIEARTASLDTEKLELADRWILSRYAQTVLQVREQLDGYSLGEATRTLYEFFWGDFCDWYIELVKSRLQESADPTSRATVQQTLRFVLDGTLRLLHPFLPHVTEEVWQLLNYGTSEPSSERPVLAIQPYPEIDTSYINEELEEQFNLLISTIRTIRNLRAEAEIKPSAKVKAILQSDRDRERSLLEAGQSYILDLARVEDLTIVASVDASATEQAIAGVVGTIQVIVSLIGVVDINQLIAKLERTLTKLEGVINSTQGRLNNEGYLKKAPPDVVATARAELEESMKQQEILKARLAQLQSK, from the coding sequence ATGAGTACGACCGAACTTCCAAAACAATATAATCCTCTCGAATCTGAAGCCAAGTGGCAAGAGCATTGGGAGGAGAGTGGCGTATTTGTAGCAGAGAGCCAAAGTGATAGAGATCCATACTGTATTATGATTCCGCCGCCCAATGTCACGGGTAGCCTACATATGGGTCATGCTTTTCAGGAAGTATTAATCGATATTTTGATTCGCTATCATCGCATGCGTGGGTTTAATACGCTCTGGCTCCCCGGAACCGACCATGCCAGTATTGCGGTACAGACTATTCTTGATAAACAAATTAAGGCTGAAGGTAAAACCAATCAAGAAATCGGTCGTGAAAAATTTCTGGAACGAGCTTGGCAATGGAAAGCTGAATCTGGGGGAACCATTGTTTCGCAATTACGCCGACTTGGAGTCTCGGCAGACTGGACTAGAGAACGCTTTACGATGGATGAAGGGCTATCCGATTCCGTTACCGAAGCCTTTGTCAAACTCTATGAGTCAGGGCTAATTTATCGCGGTGAATATCTGGTTAACTGGTGTCCTGAATCCCAGTCGGCGGTTTCTGACCTTGAAGTGGATAATAAAGAAGTTAAAGGGCATCTTTGGAATTTTCGTTATCCCTTAGCTGATGGATCGAGTTATCTAGTCGTAGCAACTACTCGTCCCGAAACGATGTTAGGCGATACAGCCGTAGCCGTAAATCCTGATGATGATCGCTATAAACATCTGATTGGTAAAACAATTATCCTACCAATCATGAATCGTGAGATTCCAATTATTGCCGATCGCTATGTTGATAAGGCTTTTGGTAGTGGCTGTGTCAAGGTAACACCTGCCCATGACCCCAATGACTTTGAAATGGGTCAACGTCATAGCTTGCCCTTAATCAATATTCTCAATAAAGATGGTTCAATCAATGAGAATGGTGGTGAATTTGCAGGTCAAGATCGTTTTGTAGCACGTAAGAATATCGTGAAGAAACTGGATGAACTGGGCTTGTTAGAGAAAATCGAAGATTATAATCACACCGTCCCCTATTCGGAACGAGGTAAAGTTCCAGTTGAGCCATTACTATCAATTCAATGGTTTGTGAAGATTAAGCCTCTCGCTGATTTTGCCCTAGAGCAATTCGATAAGCATAACTCACCTTCCTTTGTTCCTGATCGCTGGGGCAAAGTATATCGCGATTGGTTGATTCGCTTGAAAGATTGGTGTATTTCCCGTCAGTTGTGGTGGGGACATCAGATTCCTGCATGGTATGCTCCTGATGGAACAATTTTTGTGGCGAGAACGGAAGAGGAAGCTCATGCAAAGGCAAAAGCAAAATTTGGCGAAGATATTACTTTGGAACGCGATCCTGATGTACTAGATACATGGTTCTCATCGGGTTTATGGCCATTCTCCACTTTGGGCTGGCCAGAAGAAACACAGGATTTTAAAACTTTCTATCCTACTAGCGTTCTCGTTACAGGTTTTGATATCATCTTTTTCTGGGTAGCGCGGATGACGATGATGGCAGGCTATTTTACAGGCAAGATGCCTTTTAATACGGTCTATATTCATGGATTGGTGCGCGATGAGAATAATCAGAAAATGTCTAAATCCAAGAATAATGGCATCGATCCGTTAGTTCTAATTAATAAGTATGGAACCGATGCATTGCGTTATTCCCTAGTTAAAGAAGTGACAGGAGCAGGTCAAGATATTCGCCTTGATTACAATCGCAAAACCGATGAATCGACAACTGTCGAAACTGCTAGAAACTTTGCGAATAAGCTGTGGAATGCTTCGCGCTTTGTGATGATGAACCTGACTAGTATCGAGGCTCGTACTGCAAGTCTCGATACTGAAAAGTTAGAACTTGCCGATCGCTGGATTTTGTCTCGCTATGCTCAAACTGTATTGCAAGTCCGTGAACAGCTTGATGGCTATAGCCTAGGTGAAGCAACGAGAACCCTATATGAATTCTTCTGGGGCGATTTCTGTGATTGGTATATCGAACTAGTCAAATCACGTTTACAGGAGTCTGCCGATCCTACTTCTCGCGCTACTGTCCAGCAAACCCTCAGATTTGTTTTAGATGGCACTTTGCGCCTATTACATCCATTCTTGCCTCACGTTACTGAGGAGGTTTGGCAACTTCTCAACTATGGTACGAGCGAACCATCGAGTGAACGTCCTGTCCTCGCTATCCAGCCCTATCCAGAAATTGATACTAGTTACATCAATGAGGAACTGGAAGAACAGTTCAATTTACTAATTAGCACGATCCGCACGATCCGCAATCTTCGTGCTGAGGCTGAAATTAAGCCTAGCGCCAAGGTCAAAGCCATTTTGCAATCCGATCGCGATCGCGAACGTAGTCTCCTAGAAGCAGGACAAAGCTACATTCTCGATTTGGCAAGGGTTGAAGATTTAACAATTGTCGCTTCCGTGGATGCTTCGGCAACGGAACAGGCGATCGCTGGTGTGGTAGGCACGATTCAGGTTATTGTTTCGCTGATTGGTGTTGTTGATATCAATCAATTGATTGCCAAATTGGAACGCACTTTAACGAAACTTGAAGGCGTTATCAATTCTACACAGGGACGTTTAAATAATGAGGGTTATCTCAAGAAAGCGCCTCCTGATGTTGTAGCAACTGCGCGGGCGGAATTAGAAGAATCTATGAAGCAACAAGAGATACTCAAAGCGCGTTTAGCTCAGTTACAAAGCAAATAA
- a CDS encoding pentapeptide repeat-containing protein: protein MGVNALEVDQLLELYRRGQRNFSNMDLSNAHLRGVTLIGIDLRGSTLNKADLSSANLIDANLTGANLIETNLRGALLRGGNFSDADFSWANLTWSNSSNTKFIRANLNVTNFSGANLIEADFTGSIMKGSNLRGTNLRGAILKNLRTCTDTEFTGVRNLDDRTRFYLCTITHGTHPFTKNDSRQTLGCPN, encoded by the coding sequence GTGGGAGTAAATGCCTTGGAAGTCGATCAACTATTAGAACTATACAGACGGGGACAACGTAATTTCTCTAATATGGATCTGAGTAATGCTCATTTACGCGGTGTTACACTCATTGGTATTGATTTACGTGGATCTACTTTGAATAAAGCTGATCTTAGTAGCGCTAACTTGATTGATGCAAACTTAACAGGGGCTAATTTGATCGAAACTAACCTTAGAGGTGCATTATTGAGGGGTGGCAATTTTTCCGATGCTGATTTTAGTTGGGCAAATTTAACTTGGTCAAATTCATCAAACACTAAATTTATTCGTGCAAATTTAAATGTTACTAATTTCAGTGGCGCTAATTTGATCGAAGCTGATTTTACTGGCTCAATTATGAAAGGCTCCAACTTAAGGGGTACAAACTTGCGTGGGGCTATCTTAAAGAATTTAAGGACTTGTACTGATACGGAATTTACAGGTGTCAGAAATCTAGATGATCGCACTAGGTTTTATCTTTGCACGATCACCCATGGTACGCATCCATTTACTAAAAATGACAGTAGGCAAACCCTCGGCTGTCCAAATTGA